One segment of Methanolinea mesophila DNA contains the following:
- the kaiC gene encoding circadian clock protein KaiC: MKESARLKDSGGETPVFPKSPTGIEGLDEITGGGLPEGRPTLVCGKAGCGKTLFGVQFLVNGAVKYGEPGVFISFEERVPDLAKNVRSLGYDLLDLQKEKLVALDHVVVDRGTIEETGEYDLEGLFIRLGMAVESIGAKRVVLDTIESLFSGLQNEGVLRSELVRLFSWIKEKELTAVVTGESGDGMFTRHGLEEYVSDCVIFLDHRVDHQVSTRRLRVVKYRGSTHGTNEYPFLIGEDGISVLPITSLGLHHEALRDRVSTGVERLDAMLGGKGYYRGSSVLISGSAGSGKTSLAAAFANACCRRGEKCLYFAFEESPDQIVRNMQSIGIDLSPHLASGLLNIHAARPALYGLEMHLALMLKMIRDYSPSAVIVDPISNLQAVGTTDDSKAMITRIIDSIKVNHITSVMTELEYEQGMRGSSTRISSLIDTWLMLADIEEPGERNKGLYVLKSRGMAHSNQIRELILSDKGISLSDVYLGPGSLLTGTSRFLQEAKDREERRQKEEELRTRKLQIENRVKALNAQIESLNAEAEAGRSELSRLAEREKEQKGVDLEERQQVADRRKADPGENSRDMEKKVHHDEF, from the coding sequence ATGAAAGAATCTGCCAGATTAAAGGATTCCGGGGGAGAGACCCCCGTATTCCCCAAGAGCCCGACGGGGATCGAGGGACTGGACGAGATCACCGGCGGCGGGCTTCCTGAAGGGAGGCCGACGCTTGTCTGCGGGAAGGCGGGGTGTGGAAAGACCCTGTTCGGGGTCCAGTTCCTGGTGAACGGTGCAGTGAAGTACGGCGAGCCCGGGGTATTCATCTCCTTCGAGGAGAGGGTCCCGGACCTCGCGAAGAATGTCAGGTCGCTCGGGTACGACCTCCTGGACCTCCAGAAAGAGAAACTGGTCGCGCTCGACCACGTGGTCGTCGACCGGGGGACCATCGAGGAGACCGGCGAGTACGACCTCGAAGGGCTCTTCATCCGGCTCGGGATGGCCGTCGAGTCGATCGGGGCGAAACGAGTGGTCCTGGACACGATCGAGTCCCTCTTCTCCGGCCTTCAGAACGAAGGGGTCCTGCGGTCCGAACTGGTGCGGCTGTTCTCCTGGATAAAAGAAAAGGAGCTTACCGCGGTGGTTACCGGCGAGTCCGGGGACGGGATGTTCACCCGGCACGGGCTCGAGGAGTACGTCTCTGACTGCGTGATCTTCCTCGACCACCGGGTGGACCACCAGGTATCCACCCGGCGGCTCCGGGTGGTCAAGTACCGTGGCTCGACCCACGGGACGAACGAATATCCCTTCCTGATCGGCGAGGACGGCATCTCGGTCCTCCCCATCACTTCGCTCGGGTTACACCACGAGGCGCTCCGCGACAGGGTCTCCACCGGGGTCGAGCGGCTGGACGCAATGCTCGGGGGGAAGGGGTATTACCGGGGCTCCAGCGTGCTTATCTCGGGGAGTGCCGGGAGCGGAAAGACCTCGCTCGCGGCCGCATTCGCGAACGCGTGCTGCAGGAGAGGTGAAAAATGCCTTTACTTCGCGTTCGAGGAGTCCCCGGACCAGATCGTCCGGAACATGCAGTCTATCGGGATCGACCTCTCACCCCACCTCGCCTCGGGCCTCCTGAACATTCATGCCGCGAGGCCGGCACTGTACGGGCTGGAGATGCACCTCGCCCTCATGCTGAAGATGATCCGGGATTATTCCCCGTCGGCGGTGATCGTCGATCCCATCTCCAACCTCCAGGCGGTGGGCACCACGGATGATTCCAAAGCGATGATCACCAGGATCATCGACTCGATAAAGGTCAACCACATCACCTCGGTGATGACCGAGCTGGAATACGAACAGGGAATGCGGGGAAGCAGCACCCGGATCTCGTCCCTTATCGATACCTGGCTGATGCTTGCCGATATCGAGGAGCCCGGGGAGCGGAACAAAGGCCTGTACGTGCTGAAGTCGAGGGGGATGGCCCACTCCAACCAGATACGGGAGCTCATCCTTTCGGATAAGGGGATCTCGCTCTCCGATGTCTACCTGGGGCCCGGCTCGCTGCTCACCGGGACGTCCCGGTTCCTGCAGGAGGCAAAGGACCGGGAAGAACGACGCCAGAAAGAGGAGGAACTCCGCACCCGGAAGCTGCAGATTGAGAACAGGGTAAAGGCGTTAAATGCCCAGATCGAATCGCTCAACGCAGAAGCGGAGGCCGGCAGGAGCGAGCTCTCCCGGCTGGCGGAACGGGAAAAAGAGCAGAAAGGGGTCGACTTAGAAGAGCGGCAACAGGTCGCCGACCGGCGGAAAGCCGATCCGGGGGAAAATTCCAGGGACATGGAAAAAAAGGTACATCATGACGAATTCTGA
- a CDS encoding type II toxin-antitoxin system HicB family antitoxin, with translation MKFSLLIEQDEEGRYVVECTDLPGCMTEGETLDEAIGNINEAIIGCIKSRLKTATEKIHITSLPTHMSIDVDTSGITYA, from the coding sequence ATGAAATTCAGTCTCCTCATTGAACAGGATGAAGAAGGGCGATACGTCGTGGAGTGCACCGATCTCCCCGGGTGCATGACTGAGGGCGAAACACTGGATGAGGCCATCGGGAATATCAACGAAGCCATCATCGGGTGCATCAAGTCGCGTCTTAAGACCGCGACCGAAAAGATCCACATTACCTCGCTCCCCACCCACATGAGTATTGACGTCGATACTAGTGGTATCACGTATGCCTAA
- a CDS encoding sensor histidine kinase: MDQPIPGPSFPPLPVIDYLPIGVIITEAPSGRCLFVNRRMRELWGHPIPKQESLAGQDFHLDWRPYLVDEWPLARTLATGETIIHEEVELFHGKGKTSAVYVSSSAVPDDTGTIRYGIVLVSDITEQKRAEEELHKIAMALQQSNNELERFAYIASHDLREPLRMVTSFSQLLAQKYQGKLDNDADEFIGYIVDGAARMDALVNDLLEYSRVGSQAKPFGQVNLNVVLAEALQNLSVQVEESNADIRWEVLPVVSADHSQMIQVFQNLISNALKFRGTEDPRIRIGGRRDGDEWRISVKDNGIGIDPEYSDKVFEIFQRLHTQKTYPGTGIGLAVCRKIVERHGGRIWVESSEGNGSTFFFTIPAAPGTGDQARYARTG, translated from the coding sequence ATGGATCAACCCATCCCCGGACCCTCATTCCCTCCTCTTCCTGTTATCGATTATCTGCCGATTGGGGTGATCATTACCGAAGCTCCTTCCGGGAGGTGTCTCTTTGTCAACCGCCGCATGCGGGAGTTATGGGGCCACCCCATCCCGAAACAGGAGTCCCTCGCGGGGCAGGACTTCCATCTCGACTGGAGGCCGTACCTCGTCGACGAATGGCCGCTGGCACGGACGCTCGCGACCGGCGAGACCATCATCCACGAGGAAGTCGAGCTTTTTCACGGGAAAGGAAAAACGAGCGCGGTTTATGTCAGTTCGAGCGCAGTACCGGACGATACGGGTACGATCCGGTACGGGATCGTGCTCGTTTCAGACATCACCGAGCAGAAACGGGCCGAGGAGGAACTGCACAAGATCGCCATGGCCCTGCAGCAGAGCAACAATGAACTGGAACGGTTCGCCTACATCGCCTCGCACGACCTCCGCGAGCCGCTCCGGATGGTCACGAGCTTCTCCCAGCTCCTGGCCCAGAAATACCAGGGAAAGCTGGACAATGACGCGGACGAGTTCATCGGGTACATTGTCGACGGGGCCGCAAGGATGGACGCACTGGTCAACGACCTGCTGGAATATTCGCGGGTGGGCTCGCAGGCAAAACCGTTCGGGCAGGTGAACCTGAACGTGGTCCTTGCCGAAGCCCTGCAGAACCTCTCGGTGCAGGTCGAGGAGAGCAATGCGGACATCCGGTGGGAGGTCCTTCCCGTCGTCTCCGCCGACCATTCCCAGATGATCCAGGTCTTCCAGAACCTGATCTCGAACGCGCTCAAGTTCCGGGGGACTGAAGATCCCCGGATACGGATCGGCGGGCGCAGGGATGGCGACGAGTGGCGCATTTCCGTGAAGGACAACGGTATCGGGATCGATCCCGAATATAGTGACAAGGTCTTTGAGATCTTCCAGAGGCTGCATACCCAGAAGACCTATCCCGGCACCGGGATCGGGCTTGCGGTCTGCAGGAAGATCGTGGAACGGCACGGGGGACGTATATGGGTGGAATCGTCGGAAGGAAACGGGAGCACTTTCTTCTTCACGATTCCCGCGGCGCCGGGTACCGGCGATCAGGCCCGTTACGCACGGACCGGATGA
- the ilvE gene encoding branched-chain-amino-acid transaminase, whose amino-acid sequence MEIYIDGRFYPREEAKISVFDHGLLYGDGVFEGIRMYNGRIFRLDEHLDRLYDSAKTIDLCPPLSKKEMEQAIIDTVKKNNLKDAYIRPIITRGVGDLGLCPTKCPKPSVIIIATEWGAMYGDLYEKGLKATTVSVRRNPACSLPPNVKSLNYLNNILAKIEANCKGGDEAIMFDMQGHISEGSGDNIFVVKNGVIYTPPTLNNLRGITRAVVLEIAKSMGISVVETDLGYFDLYTADEVFVTGTAAEVAPIVYVDGRHVGTGKPGPITRQLMAGFHTVTAKEGTPAY is encoded by the coding sequence ATGGAGATCTACATCGACGGCCGCTTCTACCCCCGGGAAGAGGCCAAAATCTCGGTTTTTGACCACGGCCTTCTCTACGGGGACGGGGTGTTCGAAGGGATCCGTATGTACAACGGAAGGATCTTCCGGCTCGACGAGCACCTGGACCGGCTCTACGACTCGGCGAAGACGATCGACCTCTGCCCGCCCCTCTCCAAGAAGGAGATGGAGCAGGCGATCATCGATACGGTGAAGAAGAACAACCTCAAGGACGCCTACATCCGGCCCATCATCACCCGCGGAGTAGGCGACCTGGGCCTCTGCCCCACCAAGTGCCCGAAGCCCTCTGTCATCATCATCGCCACCGAGTGGGGCGCCATGTACGGCGACCTCTACGAGAAGGGACTCAAGGCGACGACCGTATCGGTCCGGAGGAACCCGGCCTGCTCCCTCCCGCCGAACGTAAAGAGCCTCAACTACCTCAACAATATCCTCGCCAAGATCGAGGCGAACTGCAAGGGCGGCGACGAGGCCATCATGTTCGACATGCAGGGGCACATCTCCGAGGGTTCGGGCGACAACATCTTCGTGGTCAAGAACGGGGTCATCTACACCCCGCCGACCCTGAACAACCTCCGGGGCATCACCCGGGCGGTCGTCCTGGAGATCGCGAAGTCCATGGGGATATCGGTTGTCGAGACCGACCTCGGGTACTTCGACCTCTACACCGCGGACGAGGTCTTCGTCACCGGGACGGCAGCCGAGGTCGCCCCCATCGTGTACGTCGACGGGCGTCACGTCGGGACCGGGAAACCCGGCCCCATCACCCGCCAGCTGATGGCAGGGTTCCACACCGTCACCGCGAAGGAAGGCACCCCGGCGTATTAG
- a CDS encoding circadian clock KaiB family protein, producing MTNSEMDKDFWRLRLYIAGHTSKADRALENLQLICREHLAGKYEIEVIDLLEHPELAKNDEIIAVPTLIRQLPPPIRKIIGDLSKTERVLVGLDIRPGG from the coding sequence ATGACGAATTCTGAAATGGACAAGGACTTCTGGCGGCTCCGGCTCTATATCGCGGGGCATACCTCCAAGGCCGATCGGGCGCTGGAGAACCTGCAACTGATCTGCAGGGAGCACCTGGCAGGGAAGTACGAGATCGAGGTGATCGACCTGCTCGAGCACCCGGAGCTTGCAAAGAACGACGAGATTATCGCCGTTCCCACGCTCATCCGGCAGCTGCCCCCGCCGATCCGGAAGATCATAGGGGACCTCTCCAAGACCGAGCGGGTCCTGGTGGGGCTCGATATACGGCCGGGAGGGTAG
- the katG gene encoding catalase/peroxidase HPI yields the protein MTDNKMGPETGGVHEHAMGRAMSNRDWWPNQLNLKVLHQNSSLSNPMGKDFDYAREFESLDFAAVKKDLRELMTTSQDWWPADFGHYGPLLIRMAWHSAGTYRMGDGRGGAGRGTQRFAPLNSWPDNANLDKARRLLWPIKQKYGRKISWGDLMILSGNVALESMGFRTFGFGGGREDVWEPQDDVYWGKEHTWLGDERYTGDRDLENPLAAVEMGLIYVNPEGPNRNPDPVAAAVDIRETFARMAMDDEETVALIAGGHSFGKTHGAGPASHVGPEPEAAPLEAQGLGWKSSFGTGKGGDAITSGLEVTWTPTPTQWSNNFFRTLFAYEWELTESPAGAHQWKPKGDAGAGTVPDAHDPSKRHAPSMLTTDLSLRFDPVYEKISRRFMEHPDEFADAFARAWFKLTHRDMGPRSRYLGPEVPAEALIWQDPIPAVDHALIGEHDCAVLKEKILASGLSVSQLVSTAWASASSFRGSDRRGGANGARIRLAPQKDWEVNQPAELAKVLKVLEGIRHEFNRTASGGKKVSLADLIVLAGCAGVEQAAKNAGHPVTVPFTPGRMDASQEQTDAASFSVLEPKADGFRNYLPRRYAVPAEALLVDKAQLLTLTAPEMTVLVGGMRVLDTNFGHTRHGVFTTRPGTLTNDFFVNLLDMYTEWKPVTNDADVFEGRDRRTGQVKWTGTRVDLVFGSNSQLRALAEVYGSADAKAKFVKDFVAAWTKIMNLDRFDLHR from the coding sequence ATGACTGACAATAAGATGGGCCCGGAAACGGGCGGGGTTCATGAACATGCGATGGGGAGGGCGATGTCGAACCGTGACTGGTGGCCCAACCAGTTAAACCTGAAGGTCCTTCACCAGAACTCTTCGTTGAGCAACCCGATGGGGAAGGACTTCGACTACGCCCGGGAGTTCGAAAGTCTCGACTTCGCGGCGGTGAAGAAGGACCTCCGCGAACTGATGACCACCTCGCAGGACTGGTGGCCGGCGGACTTCGGCCACTACGGACCGCTGCTCATCCGCATGGCCTGGCACAGCGCCGGCACCTACCGCATGGGCGACGGTCGCGGGGGCGCAGGACGCGGCACCCAGCGCTTTGCGCCGCTCAACAGCTGGCCTGACAACGCGAACCTCGACAAGGCGAGACGGCTGCTCTGGCCGATCAAGCAGAAATACGGCAGGAAGATCTCGTGGGGCGACCTCATGATCCTTTCCGGGAACGTCGCCCTGGAATCGATGGGGTTCAGGACGTTCGGCTTCGGCGGCGGGCGCGAGGACGTCTGGGAACCGCAGGATGACGTGTACTGGGGAAAAGAGCACACCTGGCTTGGTGACGAACGGTACACCGGGGACCGGGACCTCGAGAACCCGCTCGCCGCCGTGGAGATGGGGTTGATCTACGTCAACCCGGAAGGTCCGAACCGCAACCCGGACCCGGTCGCGGCAGCCGTAGATATCCGCGAGACGTTCGCCCGCATGGCAATGGACGACGAAGAGACCGTGGCGCTCATCGCCGGGGGGCACAGTTTCGGCAAGACTCATGGCGCCGGCCCCGCGTCGCACGTGGGACCCGAGCCCGAGGCGGCCCCGCTCGAAGCGCAGGGCCTCGGCTGGAAGAGCAGTTTCGGCACCGGGAAAGGCGGCGATGCGATCACCAGCGGCCTGGAGGTCACCTGGACGCCCACACCCACGCAGTGGAGCAACAACTTCTTCCGGACCCTTTTCGCCTACGAATGGGAGCTGACGGAGAGTCCGGCCGGGGCCCACCAGTGGAAGCCGAAGGGCGATGCGGGGGCCGGCACCGTGCCGGATGCACACGACCCCTCGAAGCGTCACGCACCCTCTATGCTCACCACTGACCTCTCCCTGCGGTTCGACCCGGTCTATGAAAAGATTTCACGGCGTTTCATGGAGCACCCGGACGAGTTCGCAGACGCGTTCGCACGGGCCTGGTTCAAGCTCACCCACCGCGACATGGGCCCGCGTTCCCGCTATCTCGGCCCGGAGGTCCCCGCCGAAGCGCTCATCTGGCAGGACCCCATCCCTGCGGTCGATCACGCGTTGATCGGGGAACATGACTGTGCCGTCCTGAAGGAGAAGATCCTTGCATCAGGGCTTTCCGTATCCCAGCTCGTATCCACCGCCTGGGCGTCGGCGTCCTCCTTCCGCGGCTCAGACCGGCGCGGAGGCGCGAACGGAGCGCGAATCCGCCTTGCCCCCCAGAAAGACTGGGAGGTCAACCAGCCGGCGGAGCTCGCGAAGGTGCTCAAGGTCCTCGAAGGGATCCGGCACGAGTTCAACCGCACCGCGTCCGGGGGGAAGAAGGTCTCGCTCGCGGACCTTATCGTCCTGGCCGGGTGTGCGGGGGTCGAACAGGCCGCGAAGAACGCCGGCCACCCGGTGACGGTCCCCTTCACGCCGGGCCGCATGGACGCCTCGCAGGAACAGACCGATGCGGCGTCGTTTAGCGTCCTCGAGCCGAAAGCGGATGGATTCCGGAACTACCTCCCCCGCCGCTACGCCGTCCCGGCCGAAGCGTTGCTGGTCGACAAAGCGCAACTGCTGACCCTGACCGCTCCCGAGATGACGGTCCTGGTCGGAGGGATGCGGGTGCTGGACACGAACTTCGGACACACCCGCCACGGGGTCTTCACCACGCGTCCGGGGACCCTCACCAACGACTTCTTCGTGAACCTGCTCGACATGTACACCGAGTGGAAGCCGGTCACGAACGACGCCGATGTGTTTGAGGGGCGCGATCGCAGGACGGGACAAGTAAAGTGGACCGGCACCCGCGTCGACCTCGTCTTCGGTTCGAACTCCCAGCTCCGGGCCCTCGCCGAGGTCTACGGAAGTGCGGACGCCAAGGCGAAGTTTGTGAAGGACTTCGTGGCGGCGTGGACCAAAATAATGAACCTCGACCGGTTCGACCTCCACAGATGA
- a CDS encoding M23 family metallopeptidase, which translates to MSLRHTLLIFFIAAFLVLAAGCTQPAPEHPAPETPAITMTVPFPPIPVESTDGINLAYELEFSGTENMTFMPRKVEVIDPATGEVLYTADGTLLSATLHPAAVPPPTAAEMQNGTAKLSLPRINLWFKVAPGAVPDRLTHRVTLNRTADGLSPLTVTGGDVAVRKDLSPVVVGAPVRGDGWGIIETTSPLVHHAGSQITINGVTRVPQRYAQDFIYLDPATGQVASGDETVARNYYGFGKELYAVDNGTVVYVSNGVPDIEITTEKPPATIATALGNGVVIDLGDEKYACYGHMVNGSVRVKVGDTVTEGQVIGLMGNTGNSDVPHLHFQVITGSPVVLGAEGYPIVYRSFNITGTIFEDNETATIFDQPIPQEYRLMENDVIVSFP; encoded by the coding sequence ATGTCTCTACGGCATACCCTGCTCATTTTCTTCATCGCAGCCTTCCTGGTCCTCGCCGCCGGCTGCACCCAGCCTGCCCCGGAGCACCCGGCACCGGAAACGCCTGCAATAACCATGACCGTCCCGTTCCCGCCGATCCCGGTCGAGAGCACGGACGGCATCAACCTCGCGTACGAACTCGAGTTCTCCGGGACGGAGAACATGACGTTCATGCCCCGGAAGGTCGAGGTCATCGACCCGGCCACGGGAGAGGTCCTCTACACTGCGGACGGCACGCTGCTCTCCGCAACGCTCCATCCGGCGGCTGTCCCGCCGCCGACGGCGGCCGAGATGCAGAACGGGACGGCGAAACTGTCCCTGCCGCGGATCAACCTCTGGTTCAAAGTGGCCCCCGGCGCCGTGCCGGACCGGCTCACGCACCGGGTCACCCTGAACCGCACCGCGGACGGCCTGTCCCCGCTCACCGTCACGGGCGGTGATGTCGCGGTGCGTAAGGACCTGTCGCCCGTCGTCGTCGGCGCTCCCGTGAGAGGGGATGGGTGGGGCATCATCGAGACGACCTCCCCGCTCGTGCACCACGCCGGCTCCCAGATCACGATCAACGGGGTCACCCGCGTCCCGCAGCGGTACGCACAGGACTTCATCTACCTGGACCCGGCGACAGGGCAGGTAGCCTCCGGCGACGAAACGGTCGCCCGGAACTATTACGGGTTCGGAAAGGAACTCTATGCAGTGGACAACGGGACTGTCGTCTATGTCAGCAACGGTGTCCCGGACATCGAGATCACGACCGAGAAACCCCCTGCGACGATCGCTACCGCGCTCGGGAACGGCGTGGTCATCGACCTCGGCGACGAGAAGTACGCCTGCTACGGTCACATGGTGAACGGGTCGGTCCGGGTGAAGGTGGGCGATACCGTTACGGAGGGGCAGGTGATCGGGCTCATGGGCAACACCGGCAACTCCGACGTCCCGCACCTGCACTTCCAGGTCATCACCGGCAGCCCGGTGGTCCTCGGAGCCGAGGGCTACCCGATCGTGTACCGCTCGTTCAATATCACCGGAACGATCTTCGAGGACAACGAGACCGCCACGATCTTTGATCAGCCGATCCCTCAGGAATACCGGCTCATGGAAAACGACGTGATCGTCAGTTTCCCCTGA
- a CDS encoding calcium-translocating P-type ATPase, PMCA-type, with the protein MIPLGDLPESARVHGLSSESVNAMRERYGKNELTPPRRTPLWRQFLSKFNDPIIHILLVAVFISAMVSVIEGGSLIDTIGILLAVLLATGISFVTEYRSNREFEALNAMREDTGIKVVRDGRAATVPMRDLVVGDLVILEAGDVVPADGYLLTASGFEVDESAFTGESEPMVRKVEDVALKGTLVTAGRGRMIVGATGNATRMGLIAAELAEGSRPETPLQLKLRRLAKLVSKFGYIMAGLIIATLLIDGIFTGVYLESPVAIAQYVLESFMFAVIIIVVSVPEGLPVSVTVSLALTMRKMTRASSLVRRLIACETVGSVTVICTDKTGTLTMNQMDVVASSVEYPELEAGIPMSPNSWVTLNAAVNSTAELESREDRLVTVGNSTEAALLRWLHRAGLSYQELRSLHHPVTQELFDSNRKQMSTVVRLEGMSFLLVKGAPEIVATRCTPSPDLSHIRTLAGRAMRTLAFAHAELLPDGSEPPSLNWDGYVGIRDEVRPDVPDAVRTCHDAGITVKMVTGDSPETATAIARETGILSSGTVLLGSEFRALPEDERGVAARRLEVMARSEPSDKLLLVKTLQGEGEVVAVTGDGTNDAPALRHADVGLAMGIAGTEVAREASDIILLDDSFPTIKNAVWWGRALYENIQRFLIFQLTINISAAVLSFLAPVLGYPPPFTIIQLLWINIVMDSLAALALCSEAPHPALMNRRPVPRDDPVITPYMIRAILITAAVYIVVGMLAVVFGLPFMESPERQATAFFAAFVVAQVWNGINCRGINGIMPPFFKGNPAFFGIMAGIVAIQILIVQYGGALFSTVPLTAAQWVFIILSTAPVLLIWPLVTWSEKYVRTAGKPASQAR; encoded by the coding sequence ATGATCCCCCTCGGGGACCTCCCTGAATCTGCCCGCGTGCACGGACTCTCTTCCGAGTCCGTCAATGCCATGAGGGAGCGGTACGGGAAGAACGAGCTTACCCCGCCCCGGCGTACCCCGTTGTGGCGCCAATTCCTTTCGAAGTTCAACGATCCGATCATCCATATCCTCCTTGTTGCCGTTTTCATTTCGGCAATGGTCTCGGTTATCGAAGGAGGAAGCCTGATCGACACTATCGGGATTCTCCTTGCCGTGCTCCTCGCGACCGGCATCTCGTTTGTTACCGAATACCGGAGCAACAGGGAGTTCGAAGCCCTGAATGCCATGCGGGAGGACACCGGCATCAAGGTGGTCCGGGACGGCCGGGCTGCCACCGTACCCATGAGGGACCTGGTGGTGGGGGATCTCGTCATTCTGGAAGCAGGGGATGTCGTTCCGGCCGACGGGTATCTTCTCACCGCGTCGGGATTTGAGGTGGATGAATCCGCGTTCACCGGAGAAAGCGAGCCCATGGTCAGGAAGGTCGAGGATGTTGCCCTGAAAGGAACCCTGGTCACTGCCGGCCGCGGGCGCATGATAGTCGGTGCAACGGGAAATGCTACCCGTATGGGACTGATTGCCGCGGAACTTGCCGAAGGTTCCCGCCCGGAGACCCCGTTGCAGCTGAAACTCCGGCGGCTTGCAAAACTCGTCAGCAAATTCGGCTATATAATGGCAGGCCTGATCATCGCGACCCTGCTGATCGACGGGATATTTACCGGGGTATACCTGGAAAGCCCGGTCGCCATTGCCCAGTATGTCCTTGAAAGTTTCATGTTCGCCGTGATCATCATCGTTGTCTCGGTTCCGGAAGGCCTGCCGGTCAGTGTCACGGTCTCCCTGGCGCTCACCATGCGGAAGATGACCCGGGCATCCAGTCTCGTGCGTCGCCTGATCGCCTGCGAAACAGTGGGGTCGGTGACGGTGATCTGCACCGACAAGACCGGCACCCTGACAATGAACCAGATGGACGTGGTCGCTTCATCGGTCGAGTATCCGGAATTAGAGGCGGGGATCCCCATGTCGCCCAACAGCTGGGTCACCCTCAATGCAGCGGTGAACAGCACCGCGGAACTCGAATCGCGCGAGGACAGGCTCGTGACGGTAGGAAATTCGACCGAGGCGGCGCTTCTCCGCTGGCTTCACCGTGCAGGGCTCTCGTATCAGGAGCTTCGTTCGCTCCACCATCCCGTCACCCAGGAACTCTTTGATTCGAACAGGAAACAGATGTCGACGGTCGTCAGGCTCGAAGGCATGTCATTTCTCCTGGTCAAGGGAGCACCCGAGATCGTCGCAACGCGGTGTACGCCATCACCGGACCTCTCGCACATCCGTACGCTCGCCGGCCGTGCCATGCGCACACTTGCGTTCGCCCACGCCGAACTCCTCCCCGATGGATCCGAACCTCCTTCATTGAACTGGGACGGATACGTGGGAATCCGCGATGAGGTGAGACCTGATGTCCCCGATGCCGTCCGGACCTGCCATGATGCAGGCATCACAGTGAAGATGGTTACGGGAGACAGCCCTGAGACGGCCACGGCTATCGCACGCGAGACCGGTATCCTTTCCTCGGGAACTGTCCTTCTCGGCAGCGAGTTCCGTGCATTGCCAGAGGACGAACGCGGCGTAGCGGCCCGGCGGCTCGAGGTCATGGCCCGGTCGGAACCCTCTGATAAACTGCTCCTGGTCAAGACCCTGCAGGGTGAAGGAGAGGTGGTTGCCGTTACCGGCGACGGTACGAACGATGCCCCGGCCCTCCGCCACGCCGACGTCGGCCTTGCCATGGGAATTGCAGGGACCGAGGTCGCCAGGGAAGCGAGCGACATCATCCTCCTCGACGATTCCTTCCCGACCATCAAGAATGCCGTCTGGTGGGGGAGGGCACTCTATGAGAACATCCAGAGGTTCCTCATCTTCCAGCTGACGATCAACATATCGGCCGCAGTGTTATCGTTTCTTGCACCCGTCCTCGGATACCCACCCCCGTTCACCATCATCCAGCTCCTCTGGATCAATATCGTGATGGACTCGCTGGCAGCCCTCGCCCTCTGTTCCGAGGCACCCCATCCTGCACTGATGAACAGGCGGCCGGTGCCGCGGGACGACCCGGTGATCACCCCGTATATGATCAGAGCGATCCTGATCACGGCAGCAGTCTATATCGTGGTTGGTATGCTGGCCGTGGTGTTCGGCCTCCCATTTATGGAATCTCCGGAACGGCAGGCCACGGCATTCTTTGCGGCGTTCGTCGTGGCTCAGGTCTGGAACGGGATCAACTGCCGCGGGATCAACGGTATCATGCCCCCGTTTTTCAAGGGAAATCCGGCATTTTTCGGGATCATGGCGGGGATCGTGGCGATCCAGATCCTGATCGTCCAGTACGGCGGGGCCCTGTTCTCAACGGTTCCGCTCACTGCAGCCCAGTGGGTGTTCATTATCCTGAGCACTGCTCCTGTTCTCCTCATCTGGCCGCTGGTAACCTGGAGTGAAAAGTACGTGCGGACCGCAGGAAAACCCGCTTCCCAGGCCCGATGA